GAAGTTGCCCGGAACGCTGTGAGTTCCGGGCAGCACGCGCGGGCCGCTGCCGCGAGGATCGTGAAGAAGCTGCGGGTCTCAGGCGGTGGCCGTCGGGTCTGCCGGTGCGGCGGTGCGCCGGTGTTCGGCGTTGATGCGCAGGGCTTCCTCAAGCTGGTCTTCGAGGACGACGATGCGGCAGGCAGCCTCAATAGGGGTGCCCTGGTCGACGAGTTCCCGGGCGCGGGCGGCGATGCGCAGCTGATAGCGGGAGTATCGGCGGTGGCCGCCTTCGGAGCGCAGGGGGGTGATGAGGCGGGCTTCGCCGATGGCGCGGAGGAAACTTTGGGTGGTGCCGAGCATCTCGGCGGCCCGGCCCATCGTGTAGGCGGGGTAGTCGTCGTCATCCAGACGGCTGAACGAGTCGTCTGCTGTCATTTGCACCTCTCTGCGGAACGCGTTGGAGGGGCCTTGGTGCCGTACGGCACCAAGGCCCCGAAGGAACTGCTACACCATCTGCCGACCTTGTTCCTGCGTCGGCCTTCTGTGTCCGCACGGCCGTCCGGGAGAGGACGGGGAATGCGGGGATCGCGGTTGCTTGACCGGAGACCACCTCACTATCGATGTCCTGCGGTACCCGGGCTCACTGACTCCACCCGGGCGATCCTGATGGCGCTCGCCTCCTTCGTTTCTTCCCTCTGGGATCAATCACTTACCTACTGCTGCACTGCGCACTGCTCTTACTTCTGGTGATACGAACTGCTGGTGACCTGAGTAAGCGCCACTCTCCGGCAGCCAGCCCCGTCGCCCGTCGTGCGTCTGCTCTGGCTTGGAACCCCACTGCCGAACCTCCCGGCACGCGCGCCCGCAGCCGACGCCTTTACCGAGGAACCACTGACACCGCACTGCTGTCTGCGTGTACTGCGATACCGCTGTGGCGGCCCCTGAATCTGCGGGCCACCCGGTCCGGCCGTCAGTCCCGTCACCGTCCTGCAACCGCTCTGGCTTCGGAACTCCACCACCGCACCGACCTGCGAACTGCAACTTCCTTACTGCTGCCCGGCAGTTCGTCTCTGCCAGGCCCTGCTGTCTCTCTGGGCTACGAGAGAAACCATAACCACACCACCGCCCAATGTCTACTCCGGCCGACACAGATTTTCGCGCGTTCGACGAGGAGACAGTCGGCCACGAACAGCCACGCGGGCAGGCGCGCGGTCGCCATCGCCCGAGCCAGGCGGCGCCCCGGGGGATCGTTGCCTCTGGTCGCCGGGAGACCGTGCCGGGCAGGTTTCCCTGTTCGTGTCGGGCGGCGGGCCGGCAGGCGTGGGCCTGAGGTGTGACCTCTGGTACTTCAGGTTTCGAGGGGTGGGCCTATGCGCGAGATGACGCAAGGTGAATCGGCGGGTCGCGGGGTGACCGGTTGTCGGCGCGACTGTTCTTCGCGTCGGC
Above is a window of Streptomyces sp. NBC_01498 DNA encoding:
- a CDS encoding helix-turn-helix domain-containing protein — encoded protein: MTADDSFSRLDDDDYPAYTMGRAAEMLGTTQSFLRAIGEARLITPLRSEGGHRRYSRYQLRIAARARELVDQGTPIEAACRIVVLEDQLEEALRINAEHRRTAAPADPTATA